TATATATGGCAGCACTGGAACTCGATAAAAAATGGACCATGCCTCTCAGAGGATGGTCTCAAGTCTATTCTCAGATCGCTATATTGTTTGAGGATAGGATACAGTGAAAATTGAACTTACACAGTTAGTGAGACAGTCTCGTGGCTTTTGCTCACAAAGTTGCAGTGTAAGTAATTCTGACTAAGGCGGCAGTTTTATTCAATAATGGACTTCTCATGTTGAGGATTGTCGCTAAATATTCTCAGTATCAATTGCATTTCGAACTTATTGCTTTTTCGCATAAGTCAATAAATCTAAATATGTTCCATCGGGCTTGATTTCAACCGGAGATAGAGTTGTTCGGATCACTGGTTGAATCTTTACTATTGTTGACTATTGGGATTCATCCCTGTGAACTGTTTCAGGCGAGAAAGCCGGTAAACAGACAGCTATATATTCAGCTCCGCCTGGTTCAGGAGTACTGTATTGCACCCATTCGCCGCCCTGTACAATAACCGCTTCTCCTTCCCGAACATCTATTGTCTGATTCTGTGTACTGACCCGTAGCACACCCCGCAAGACCAGAGTGTATTCGTTGAACTCAGGCTGCTGACCGGGCTCGATCCATCCGGCGGGGCTTTTCATACGTGCGATGCTGACAGCATCTGTCT
This portion of the Nitrospirota bacterium genome encodes:
- a CDS encoding cupin; the protein is MPILIKAPTVIAASGNKPKEIREYIGRVNSKTDAVSIARMKSPAGWIEPGQQPEFNEYTLVLRGVLRVSTQNQTIDVREGEAVIVQGGEWVQYSTPEPGGAEYIAVCLPAFSPETVHRDESQ